In a genomic window of uncultured Sphaerochaeta sp.:
- a CDS encoding GntR family transcriptional regulator, translating into MATRTAIIEQIYEDIRDKILKNEYTPGSKLSENSLSADYHCSRTPVREAIKRLEQDGFVTVLPQSGSYVKELTLKDYQHIAEVRTYLESLAFRLNCENEVDITPFSTILDAMDRCDMDNPNEVMTFSDLHFQFHLEMVKASGNEILLTTFNRLNLNTNSLLFYQRLSTQGKVQTQEEHRKILEFLEKRDATHGEKFMFAHLWRKRNAYKRSRV; encoded by the coding sequence ATGGCAACACGAACTGCGATCATTGAGCAAATCTACGAAGACATTCGGGACAAGATCCTGAAGAATGAGTACACACCCGGGAGCAAGCTGAGCGAGAACTCCCTTTCTGCCGACTACCACTGCAGTCGCACCCCGGTGCGCGAAGCCATCAAGCGCCTGGAGCAGGATGGCTTTGTCACGGTGCTCCCCCAAAGCGGCAGCTACGTCAAGGAGCTGACACTCAAGGACTACCAGCACATCGCTGAGGTACGCACCTACCTCGAAAGCCTTGCCTTCCGCCTGAACTGCGAGAATGAGGTGGATATCACCCCGTTCAGCACCATCCTCGATGCGATGGACAGGTGCGACATGGACAATCCCAATGAGGTCATGACCTTCAGCGATCTTCACTTCCAATTCCACTTGGAAATGGTGAAAGCCTCAGGCAATGAGATCTTGCTCACCACCTTCAATCGCCTCAACCTGAACACCAACAGCCTGCTCTTTTACCAGCGCCTCTCGACCCAAGGCAAGGTACAGACTCAGGAAGAACACCGAAAAATCCTGGAGTTCCTCGAAAAACGCGATGCAACGCATGGGGAGAAGTTCATGTTCGCCCACCTGTGGAGAAAGCGCAACGCGTACAAGCGCAGCAGGGTGTGA
- a CDS encoding OadG family protein — translation MVFLAQLPKEQLIAQLENGVILMVLGIATVFVFLTLLVFLTKGMSAIAKKIAPQKKPAAVVSSPAAATLSASPALDADIAAAIVAAFAKSKE, via the coding sequence ATGGTATTCTTAGCGCAACTACCGAAAGAGCAGCTAATTGCCCAGCTCGAAAATGGGGTGATCCTCATGGTTCTGGGTATCGCCACGGTGTTTGTGTTTCTCACGTTGCTGGTCTTCCTTACCAAAGGCATGAGCGCCATTGCAAAGAAGATCGCTCCCCAGAAGAAACCCGCTGCCGTTGTGAGCAGTCCCGCCGCCGCCACCCTCTCTGCAAGTCCTGCACTTGATGCAGACATTGCAGCAGCTATTGTGGCCGCATTCGCCAAGTCGAAAGAATAA
- a CDS encoding Mrp/NBP35 family ATP-binding protein: MAEGVDFAERIAEDKAIREHLDKIGRKILIMSGKGGVGKTTVTVNLANALVDSGCTVGILDTDLHGPNVAKMLGCEAGILTTEDGGKSFYPVEARPNLKVMSLAFAIPDRDSPIVWRGPMKIAAIRQFLAQADWGVLDYLLIDSPPGTGDEQLTVCQTIPELTGTIIVTTPQEVAILDARRSVNFSRKMGVAILGVVENMSGLICPGCQTEIPIFGIGGGRKMADQMSVPFLGRVPLEVPLMEAEDAGESYLSKKPDSPSSKAIRDIAMLINSGTAVSSHRPTDFAGTASCAPSACASCSSNCPSKKGV, from the coding sequence ATGGCAGAAGGTGTGGATTTTGCAGAGCGGATTGCAGAAGACAAGGCAATCCGGGAGCATTTGGATAAAATCGGGAGAAAGATCCTGATCATGAGTGGAAAGGGCGGAGTGGGGAAGACCACCGTAACGGTCAACCTCGCCAATGCCCTTGTGGACAGCGGATGTACCGTAGGTATTCTCGATACCGACCTGCACGGGCCGAATGTGGCCAAGATGCTTGGGTGTGAAGCGGGTATCCTTACCACCGAGGATGGAGGAAAGTCCTTTTATCCGGTGGAGGCTAGGCCGAACCTGAAGGTGATGAGCCTTGCTTTCGCCATTCCCGATCGTGACAGCCCGATCGTGTGGCGCGGTCCCATGAAGATTGCCGCCATCCGTCAGTTTCTTGCCCAGGCTGATTGGGGAGTACTTGATTACCTCTTGATCGACTCTCCTCCGGGAACCGGCGATGAGCAGCTTACTGTCTGCCAGACCATTCCGGAACTTACAGGAACCATCATCGTCACCACTCCCCAGGAGGTTGCCATCCTGGATGCGCGGCGCAGCGTTAACTTCTCCCGCAAGATGGGTGTTGCCATTCTTGGGGTGGTGGAGAATATGAGCGGTCTCATTTGCCCCGGCTGCCAAACCGAGATTCCCATCTTCGGCATCGGCGGCGGCAGGAAGATGGCAGACCAGATGAGTGTTCCCTTCTTGGGCCGGGTGCCCTTGGAAGTTCCCCTCATGGAAGCCGAGGATGCCGGAGAGAGCTATCTGAGCAAGAAGCCGGACAGTCCTTCCTCCAAGGCAATCCGTGACATCGCAATGCTGATCAACAGCGGTACGGCGGTTTCCTCCCACCGTCCCACGGATTTTGCAGGAACTGCCAGTTGCGCACCTTCGGCATGCGCAAGCTGTTCGAGCAACTGTCCCTCAAAGAAAGGAGTGTAA
- a CDS encoding alpha/beta fold hydrolase yields MWIILLAVLILFILWNTSLMGYRDRNVEPLEVDESKVCCEEARSIIYRQGSKTAILLVHGFPSTPSVYHYSAKRFADEGMDVYAPLLPGFGTDPKAFSHISFTQWFSYLCTYYENLRASYDTLHVLGISMGGMMTLKLGETYCPTELAPDSLTSIAAPVVYNSIKDWVFTDPKQYLARTLALFTASIKPHVVNGDPKGEDGSEHWYGYGGTFVRPGLSLVSAMREVRRNLDRITCPLFSIHDKGDRTVPFKNLAIIAKENKSSDFHLLETEMGHFNHSRHALLLYRSIQEELTTTIIEFLHDKENHHAQA; encoded by the coding sequence ATGTGGATCATCCTCCTTGCAGTACTCATACTCTTCATCCTATGGAATACCTCCCTCATGGGCTACAGGGACAGAAATGTTGAACCCCTTGAGGTTGATGAATCAAAGGTGTGTTGCGAAGAGGCTAGAAGCATCATCTACCGACAGGGATCAAAGACTGCGATCCTTTTGGTCCACGGCTTTCCTTCCACTCCTTCTGTCTATCACTACAGTGCCAAGCGCTTTGCAGACGAGGGCATGGATGTGTATGCTCCCCTGCTCCCGGGCTTCGGGACCGACCCGAAGGCCTTTTCCCACATTTCGTTCACCCAGTGGTTCTCCTATCTCTGCACCTATTACGAAAACCTGAGGGCAAGCTACGACACCCTCCATGTGCTGGGCATCAGCATGGGCGGGATGATGACCCTCAAGTTGGGGGAGACCTACTGCCCAACCGAGTTGGCTCCCGATAGCCTGACCAGCATTGCAGCCCCCGTTGTCTACAACAGCATCAAAGACTGGGTGTTCACCGACCCCAAACAGTACCTGGCCAGAACGCTTGCACTCTTCACCGCCTCCATCAAGCCTCATGTAGTCAATGGTGATCCCAAAGGGGAGGATGGCAGCGAACATTGGTACGGCTACGGAGGGACCTTCGTTCGTCCTGGCCTGAGCCTTGTATCTGCCATGAGAGAAGTCAGAAGGAATCTGGATAGGATTACCTGCCCGCTCTTTTCCATCCATGACAAGGGTGACCGCACCGTTCCCTTCAAAAACCTTGCGATCATCGCAAAAGAGAACAAAAGCTCCGATTTTCATTTGCTGGAAACCGAGATGGGCCATTTCAACCACTCGCGGCATGCACTGTTGCTTTACCGATCGATCCAAGAAGAACTGACCACCACCATCATAGAATTCCTGCACGACAAGGAGAACCACCATGCCCAAGCGTAA
- a CDS encoding sodium ion-translocating decarboxylase subunit beta, producing the protein MIGSAFNQLWQSTGLFGFMGMVEGFGIGNLVMILVGFVLLYLAIKKGFEPLLLVPIGFGCILSNIPMGYIASIDPSTGAAGFIKLLFDTGIDTGLFPILIFMGVGAMTDFGPLIANPKTLLLGAAAQAGIFVALLGALALSFIPGISFDLYAAASIGIIGGADGPTAIYVTSRLAPNLLGPIAVAAYSYMALVPIIQPPIMRALTTKEERMIKMQQLRPVSKLEKILFPITVLTTCAILLPSATPLIGSLMFGNLAKECGVVNRLSDTMQNALMNIVTIFLGLSVGSKMEASHFLNLNTLGILLLGMIAFSIGTGSGVLIAKLMNKLDPKHPVNPLIGSAGVSAVPMAARVSSKVGQESDPQNFLLMHAMGPNVAGVIGSAVAAGVLLAVVPFMMA; encoded by the coding sequence ATGATTGGTTCTGCGTTTAATCAGCTCTGGCAGTCCACTGGACTGTTCGGATTCATGGGGATGGTGGAAGGCTTCGGTATCGGCAATCTTGTCATGATACTCGTCGGCTTCGTCCTCCTCTATCTTGCCATCAAGAAGGGCTTCGAACCCCTCTTGCTCGTACCGATCGGGTTCGGTTGTATCCTTTCGAACATCCCGATGGGCTACATCGCCAGTATTGATCCCAGTACCGGCGCTGCAGGCTTCATCAAGCTGTTGTTCGACACGGGTATTGATACCGGACTCTTCCCGATCCTGATCTTCATGGGTGTTGGTGCCATGACCGACTTCGGTCCGCTCATCGCCAACCCCAAGACGCTGCTGCTCGGAGCCGCTGCCCAGGCAGGCATTTTCGTTGCCCTGCTCGGTGCCCTCGCCCTGAGTTTCATCCCCGGGATCAGCTTCGACCTCTATGCTGCAGCTTCCATCGGTATCATCGGAGGTGCTGACGGTCCGACGGCGATCTACGTGACCAGCCGCTTGGCGCCCAATCTGCTGGGTCCCATTGCCGTAGCTGCCTACAGCTACATGGCCTTGGTACCCATCATCCAGCCCCCGATCATGCGCGCCCTGACCACCAAGGAAGAGCGGATGATCAAGATGCAGCAGCTCAGACCCGTATCCAAGCTCGAGAAGATCCTCTTCCCGATCACGGTTCTGACGACCTGTGCCATCCTGCTCCCCTCTGCCACCCCGCTCATCGGAAGCCTGATGTTCGGCAACCTGGCCAAGGAGTGTGGCGTGGTCAACCGTCTCTCCGATACCATGCAGAACGCCCTGATGAACATCGTCACGATCTTCCTCGGCCTTTCTGTCGGTTCGAAGATGGAAGCTTCCCACTTCCTCAACCTCAACACCCTCGGCATCCTGCTCTTGGGTATGATCGCCTTCTCCATCGGAACTGGATCTGGTGTGTTGATCGCCAAGCTCATGAACAAGCTTGACCCGAAGCACCCGGTCAATCCGCTCATCGGAAGTGCAGGTGTTTCTGCAGTTCCCATGGCAGCCCGTGTTTCGAGCAAGGTTGGCCAGGAATCCGATCCCCAGAACTTCCTGCTCATGCACGCCATGGGCCCGAACGTAGCCGGTGTCATCGGTTCCGCGGTTGCTGCAGGTGTCCTGCTCGCAGTCGTACCGTTCATGATGGCCTAG
- a CDS encoding biotin/lipoyl-containing protein produces MKKQVKFMCTAFRDGFQSVYGARVFTKDFMPAVAAAREAGISHFEAGGGARFQSPYFYSNEDAFEMMDEFRKVAGPDADLQTLSRGVNVVGLDSQPRDIIDLHAKLFKKHGISTIRNFDALNDVNNLIDSGRSIVNAGLRHEVVVTMMSLPPDVQGAHDPDFYEATLKQILDAGIEYHSVCFKDASGTSTPAYVYETIKRARKLLGKDMNIVFHSHDTAGVCIQQYMSALEGGASQVDLSMMPVSGGTCQPDIITMWHALRNTDYDLGIDIKKIREAEAVFQDCMKDYVIPPEAMTVTPEITFSPLPGGALTANTQMLRDNNLMDKYPAIVEAMAETVAKGGYGTSVTPVSQFYFQQAFNNVMFGPWKKIAEGYGKMVLGYFGKTPVAPDAEVVKACAAAMGLEPTTKMVVDINDADPKKGVKAAKAMLEKEGLPLTDENIFIAASCKEKGILFLTGKSQVNGMYKINRTEEAAKKKGEYTVTVNGKAYGVKLGKESATVNGSNYPLNVAFGIDEKAIEATKAVAADAPAAAVASTHDAVSVKAPMPGLILRIEVKEGQKVTKNQVVMIMEAMKMENEIFAPCDGVVTKISVSQGQQMQSDDELLVIA; encoded by the coding sequence ATGAAAAAGCAAGTCAAGTTCATGTGCACCGCGTTCCGTGACGGATTCCAGTCTGTATATGGTGCCCGTGTATTCACCAAGGATTTCATGCCTGCAGTAGCTGCCGCCCGTGAGGCTGGCATCTCCCATTTCGAAGCCGGTGGTGGCGCTCGTTTCCAGTCACCCTACTTCTACTCCAATGAGGACGCCTTCGAGATGATGGACGAGTTCCGCAAGGTCGCCGGACCCGATGCAGACCTGCAGACCCTTTCGCGCGGTGTCAACGTCGTCGGACTTGACTCCCAGCCCAGGGACATCATTGACCTCCACGCCAAGCTCTTCAAGAAGCACGGCATCTCCACCATCCGCAACTTCGATGCTCTCAATGACGTCAACAACCTGATCGACAGCGGCAGATCCATCGTCAACGCCGGTCTCCGCCACGAAGTGGTTGTCACCATGATGAGCCTTCCGCCGGATGTCCAGGGAGCACACGACCCTGACTTCTACGAAGCCACCCTCAAGCAGATTCTCGACGCAGGCATTGAGTACCACTCGGTCTGTTTCAAGGACGCAAGCGGCACCTCCACCCCTGCGTATGTCTATGAGACCATCAAGCGCGCACGCAAGCTGTTGGGCAAGGACATGAACATTGTCTTCCACAGCCATGATACCGCCGGTGTCTGTATCCAGCAGTACATGAGCGCTCTCGAAGGTGGAGCCAGCCAGGTCGACCTGTCCATGATGCCCGTCTCCGGCGGCACCTGCCAGCCCGACATCATCACCATGTGGCACGCCCTGCGCAACACCGACTACGACTTGGGCATCGACATCAAGAAGATCCGCGAAGCCGAGGCTGTATTCCAGGATTGCATGAAAGACTATGTCATTCCCCCTGAAGCCATGACCGTCACCCCCGAGATCACCTTCTCCCCGCTTCCTGGTGGTGCACTCACTGCAAACACCCAGATGCTGCGTGACAACAACCTGATGGACAAGTATCCTGCCATCGTCGAAGCCATGGCTGAGACTGTTGCCAAGGGCGGTTACGGAACATCGGTCACCCCCGTCTCCCAGTTCTACTTCCAGCAGGCATTCAACAATGTCATGTTCGGGCCCTGGAAGAAGATCGCTGAAGGCTACGGCAAGATGGTGCTCGGTTATTTCGGCAAGACCCCTGTTGCTCCCGATGCAGAAGTCGTAAAAGCTTGTGCAGCAGCAATGGGCCTCGAGCCCACCACCAAGATGGTCGTCGACATCAATGATGCCGATCCCAAGAAGGGTGTGAAGGCTGCCAAGGCAATGCTCGAGAAGGAAGGCCTGCCGCTGACCGACGAGAACATCTTCATCGCCGCATCCTGCAAGGAGAAGGGAATCCTCTTCCTTACCGGCAAGTCCCAGGTGAACGGCATGTACAAGATCAACCGCACCGAAGAGGCCGCCAAAAAGAAGGGTGAATATACCGTCACCGTCAACGGCAAGGCCTACGGCGTCAAGCTCGGCAAGGAGAGTGCAACCGTCAACGGTTCCAACTATCCGCTCAACGTTGCCTTCGGCATTGATGAGAAAGCCATTGAAGCAACCAAGGCTGTGGCCGCGGATGCTCCTGCAGCTGCAGTTGCTTCCACCCACGACGCCGTTTCGGTCAAGGCTCCGATGCCCGGCCTGATTCTCCGCATCGAGGTCAAGGAAGGACAGAAGGTCACCAAGAACCAGGTGGTCATGATCATGGAAGCCATGAAGATGGAGAACGAGATCTTCGCACCCTGTGACGGCGTTGTGACCAAGATTTCTGTGAGCCAAGGCCAGCAGATGCAGAGCGACGACGAATTGCTCGTAATCGCCTAA
- a CDS encoding SIMPL domain-containing protein, with amino-acid sequence MNLKRITALLLVVAVLALFSSCLSSKDLVRTIEVTGTSEVTLTPDIASFSIQVSELGKTTSDAQSFANEKMAMILSVLRENKVAEEDIRTTSINLRPSYQWLDGKQYLEGQVASQSVSVTLRNLSILGTVIDQLGEVSGIMLNSVMLDKEDKGEGQAEARSLAVANALEKAQLYAKEAGMQVGKPITISEYASVSNPYNPRMKLAMASEAAYDMATEVPAGTLQLSSTVSMVLEMY; translated from the coding sequence ATGAACCTGAAACGAATCACGGCACTCTTGCTTGTAGTGGCGGTACTGGCATTATTCTCTTCCTGTCTTTCGAGCAAGGACCTTGTGCGTACCATAGAGGTAACGGGTACTTCAGAAGTGACGCTCACTCCCGATATCGCCTCTTTCTCCATCCAGGTCAGTGAGCTGGGAAAGACCACCAGCGATGCCCAAAGCTTTGCCAATGAGAAAATGGCCATGATCCTCTCTGTCCTGAGAGAAAACAAGGTGGCCGAGGAAGACATCAGGACCACCAGCATCAATCTGAGGCCCAGCTACCAGTGGCTCGATGGCAAGCAGTACCTGGAGGGACAGGTCGCCAGCCAGAGTGTCTCGGTTACCTTGCGCAATCTCTCAATCCTGGGCACGGTCATCGATCAGCTTGGTGAGGTGAGTGGCATCATGCTCAACTCGGTGATGCTCGACAAGGAAGATAAGGGTGAAGGACAGGCAGAGGCTCGCTCTCTTGCCGTCGCCAATGCTCTTGAAAAAGCGCAACTCTATGCCAAGGAAGCAGGTATGCAGGTCGGTAAGCCGATTACCATCAGTGAGTATGCCTCTGTTTCCAATCCCTACAACCCCCGGATGAAACTGGCTATGGCCAGCGAAGCAGCCTATGACATGGCTACGGAGGTCCCTGCAGGAACGTTGCAGCTCTCATCAACCGTCTCGATGGTGCTTGAAATGTATTGA
- a CDS encoding extracellular solute-binding protein — MKKLTAIALSLLLVLLASPLFGAGSKEAAPTASDGTVTITWWAFPTFGQDAGKPAGSYEAELVKAFEAANPTIKVKLETIDFTSGPQKLTAAIEGGTAPDVLFDAPGRIIEYGRNGKLVKLDDLFTSSYKSDVGNADLLAACSDGSSYWMYPISASPFYMGINKEMWEEAGALQYVNLEGDRTWTTDDFTKAMEALGKAGNIGISVYCGGQGGDQGTRALVSNLYGAAIANKENSRYTMNSTEGAKALQLLKDLVDKEYIDAGLSIAAAEELQLFAQQQIGATICWGTSNAKNYATDAFTQVSVPFPSNDGVPSLEYLVNGFCVFDNKDAARAEAAKKFISFISDDTVWGPKNVVQTGAFPVRSSFGDLYPGNPEYNLLASWTKYYGGYYNTMPGFAAMRTEWWNMLQYVFTGEKTVATALADYDKNANAVFAK; from the coding sequence ATGAAAAAGCTTACGGCAATTGCATTGTCACTGTTGCTCGTCCTTCTTGCAAGCCCGTTGTTTGGGGCTGGAAGCAAGGAAGCTGCACCCACCGCATCCGATGGGACGGTAACCATCACCTGGTGGGCATTCCCCACCTTTGGACAGGATGCCGGCAAGCCGGCCGGTAGTTATGAAGCCGAGCTCGTCAAGGCTTTTGAGGCTGCAAACCCCACCATCAAGGTGAAGCTCGAGACCATTGACTTTACCAGCGGTCCCCAGAAACTCACCGCAGCCATCGAGGGCGGTACCGCACCTGACGTCCTCTTCGATGCTCCGGGAAGAATCATTGAATACGGGAGAAACGGCAAGCTTGTCAAGCTCGACGATCTTTTCACTTCCTCCTACAAGAGCGATGTCGGCAATGCAGACCTTTTGGCAGCCTGCAGTGATGGTTCCAGCTACTGGATGTATCCCATCAGTGCTTCCCCCTTCTATATGGGTATCAACAAGGAGATGTGGGAAGAGGCCGGGGCCCTGCAGTATGTGAACCTCGAAGGGGATCGCACCTGGACCACCGATGACTTCACCAAGGCCATGGAAGCACTGGGCAAGGCCGGCAACATCGGCATCTCCGTCTACTGTGGTGGACAGGGTGGTGACCAGGGAACCCGTGCTCTGGTGAGCAACCTCTATGGGGCTGCGATTGCCAACAAGGAAAACTCCCGTTACACCATGAACAGTACTGAGGGTGCAAAGGCCCTCCAACTGCTGAAGGACTTGGTGGACAAGGAGTACATCGACGCAGGTCTGAGCATTGCAGCAGCTGAAGAGCTCCAGCTCTTTGCCCAGCAGCAGATCGGGGCAACCATCTGCTGGGGGACCTCCAACGCCAAGAACTATGCAACCGATGCCTTCACGCAGGTTTCCGTTCCTTTCCCGAGCAACGACGGAGTTCCCAGTCTCGAATATCTGGTCAATGGCTTCTGCGTATTCGACAACAAGGATGCTGCTCGTGCCGAGGCTGCCAAGAAGTTCATCTCTTTCATCAGCGACGACACTGTCTGGGGTCCGAAGAATGTGGTGCAGACCGGTGCATTCCCGGTACGTTCCTCCTTCGGCGACCTCTATCCGGGCAATCCCGAATACAACCTGCTCGCTTCCTGGACGAAGTACTATGGTGGCTACTACAACACCATGCCCGGCTTCGCGGCCATGAGGACCGAGTGGTGGAACATGCTCCAGTATGTGTTCACCGGAGAGAAGACGGTGGCAACCGCTCTTGCCGACTACGACAAGAACGCCAACGCAGTGTTCGCCAAATAA
- a CDS encoding NUDIX hydrolase: MFDPFVQDEGKAMSHLVWKSGERECVFKGPIFDICKVKRESSDGRIASFIEVDAPLWVTVIPWFRDKSGVARFVMVDQFRHGSATITREFPAGVVEKGEDPLVAALRELKEEAGLEGGTVTALGNVSPNSAFMNNRSYFYLVEQASHTSGQELDENEQLDVLSVPVADVLRDLGTGIYDNGIMCIALFFFLREAGKRPYLMQ; the protein is encoded by the coding sequence ATGTTCGATCCGTTTGTCCAAGATGAAGGAAAGGCGATGAGCCATCTTGTCTGGAAGTCAGGGGAAAGAGAGTGTGTCTTCAAAGGCCCCATCTTTGATATCTGCAAGGTCAAGCGGGAGAGCAGCGACGGCCGCATCGCCTCTTTCATAGAGGTGGATGCACCGCTGTGGGTTACTGTCATTCCCTGGTTCAGGGACAAGAGTGGGGTGGCTCGCTTTGTCATGGTGGACCAGTTCCGCCATGGTTCGGCAACCATCACCCGCGAGTTTCCCGCCGGAGTGGTGGAAAAGGGTGAAGATCCCTTGGTTGCAGCGCTCAGGGAGCTGAAGGAGGAGGCCGGCCTTGAAGGCGGTACTGTTACCGCCTTGGGCAATGTAAGCCCAAACTCCGCTTTCATGAACAACCGTTCCTATTTCTATCTGGTGGAGCAGGCCAGCCATACCAGTGGCCAGGAGCTTGACGAGAATGAGCAATTGGATGTGCTCTCCGTTCCTGTCGCCGATGTGCTTCGGGACTTGGGCACGGGCATCTATGACAACGGTATCATGTGCATTGCGCTCTTCTTCTTCTTGCGGGAAGCGGGGAAGCGCCCGTATCTGATGCAGTAG
- a CDS encoding dCMP deaminase family protein yields MPKRKDYISWDEYFMGVAVLSSMRSKDPNTQVGACIVNPDHKIVGVGYNGFPIGVSDDDVPWERDGEWLDTKYPYVCHAELNAILNAISSSLKGCTLYVGLFPCNECAKAIIQSGIKEVVYLSDKYSEADNTKASKWMFDQSGVNYRRLEAEHTSLTVALQ; encoded by the coding sequence ATGCCCAAGCGTAAGGATTACATCAGTTGGGACGAGTATTTCATGGGCGTTGCCGTCCTCTCGTCCATGCGCAGCAAGGACCCGAATACCCAGGTCGGAGCCTGCATCGTCAATCCTGACCACAAGATAGTCGGGGTCGGGTACAACGGCTTTCCGATTGGAGTCAGCGACGATGATGTCCCTTGGGAGCGGGACGGCGAATGGCTCGACACCAAATACCCCTATGTCTGCCATGCAGAGCTCAACGCCATCCTCAATGCCATCAGCAGCAGCCTCAAGGGGTGTACGCTCTACGTGGGGCTTTTCCCTTGCAATGAGTGTGCGAAAGCCATCATCCAGTCGGGCATCAAGGAAGTGGTCTACCTCTCGGACAAGTACTCTGAGGCGGACAACACCAAGGCGTCAAAATGGATGTTCGACCAGAGTGGCGTGAACTACCGAAGGCTGGAGGCAGAACACACCTCCCTTACGGTCGCACTACAATGA